Sequence from the Candidatus Paceibacterota bacterium genome:
CTGGCCTCGCCCACGGCGTTGACCTCCAGCAAGACCGGCACCATCCTGGCCGCCTGCTCGGCCCGCCGGTCGAGTTCCTCCGCCAGACGCAGGCTATCCACGCTTTGGACCATCTCGAAAAGCTCCACGGCATCCCGGCACTTGTTGGTCTGCAAGTGGCCAACCATATGCCAGCGTAACCGGCCCGGGCACAAAGGAATCTTGGCCTTGGCCTCCTGCACCTTATTCTCGCCGAACAAGCCCAAACCCAGGGCGGCGGCCGCGCAAACGACCTCCGGCGGCTGTCCCTTGGTCACCGCAACAAGGGTGACGGAGTCCGGCTGGCGTCCTGCGCGCGCGGAGGCGGCCTCAATGCGCTGTCGGACCGCCTCGACGTTGGTCTCTAAGTCCATGCGTGTAGGATAGCGCGACCGGGAATTGATGGACAGCTTATAGTGCGGTCTGCTCGTATGATGACTCGCAACCTCCCGTAGTCTGCTCTTCTCCTGCGCGGGCAATATCCCCGCCGTGCGGGACTCCCGGCCCTTGACGACCAACCCCCAACCGCGCCTTACCTTCTTCTAAGGCTCGTGATTGTTCGGTGGGCGTAGGAAAGCCAGAGCAGGCTCAGAAAGACGATGAGGACAATTTGACCGAGAACCGGAAAACTATAGATGAGGAAGGCAACCGCACCACAAACGATGGTGGCTTTGATCAAATCATAAACTGACATAACATTATGCTCAACATGCGTGTCGACCTCCGGCGGCTTCGCGCAAACATTGCTTCCAAAGCTGCCGTTCGTCCGAGCGCCACAACGAGTGTACCGTAAGCGAGCGCAACTCTCGTGCCAAGCGCAGACTTGATTATTTTGAATTCCATCTCCATAAGCTGCGTCCATTGGATATCGTCGGTTCTGCAGAACGCCGCGGGGCTCTTGCCCGCTCACCGGGCAGATGCAAACCGGGCATGTGGAAACTATGAAATTGATTAAGACCTTGGCCGTCCTGGGGTGCGCAGCCGTATTGCTGGCCGGCTCGGCCTCAGCCGCTGATCAGCCCCGGAAGAAGCTGACTTGTTGCGAACAGGCTGCCGCAGCCGGCAAGGAATGTCGGCACAAATGCTGCATGGCCGCCCACAAGGAAGGCAGGTCCTGCGAGAAGTGCAACCCCAACAAGGAAGACCTCAAGTCCCTCAAGAACGCCAAAAAGTCTGACAAGGCCGCAGCCAGGCCGAACTGAAAGGGGCGCGCCCCGGGGCAGAAACCCCCGATCAGCAGGACCGGCTGAAGTATTGGCACGGGTTATTGCGCGGCTGTCTGATGTTTCGCAGGGTTGGCTGGTGTCCCTGCCCCATGTGAATGCCTCCAGATTCCTCGTTTTTCCGCTTGCATCCCCGCCCGGGAGGCCTAATCTTACCCTCGCCTGAACGCCGTGTGTGC
This genomic interval carries:
- a CDS encoding YggS family pyridoxal phosphate-dependent enzyme, with translation MDLETNVEAVRQRIEAASARAGRQPDSVTLVAVTKGQPPEVVCAAAALGLGLFGENKVQEAKAKIPLCPGRLRWHMVGHLQTNKCRDAVELFEMVQSVDSLRLAEELDRRAEQAARMVPVLLEVNAVGEASKFGCRPDQLLADLPCINALPRLEIQGLMTVPPWTPDPETVRPVFRQMRELKERCEQLLGAPLPHLSMGMTGDFEVAIEEGATIVRVGTALFGARPKAVT